One genomic segment of Planctomycetia bacterium includes these proteins:
- a CDS encoding cupin-like domain-containing protein: MTPQLLRSSTGNLLANLDQSTFDAKFNRSPFTIGHHLSDHPLFSLPRLIELAQKLPAKKVEYNSGELPVSQDPTKTPLNGLSIPDTIRRIEECRSWMVLKNVELDEEYSDLLGSCLAEIRGLSDHVSPGMKHQAGFIFISSPGSVTPYHIDPENNFLLQIRGRKTVHMFPQNDREILTEENLEAFFTGGHRNLPFEDWYNTRSERFELLAGDGLHFPVAAPHWVQNGPEVSISFSVTFQTKDSTDRRSLHRLNKSLRKLGVKPSNVGASALRDRMKLAFVGGVRAAKRIAGMKDAK, translated from the coding sequence ATGACGCCACAACTTCTCCGCTCGTCGACCGGCAACCTGCTTGCGAATCTCGATCAGAGCACGTTCGACGCGAAGTTCAATCGCAGCCCGTTTACGATCGGCCACCACTTGAGCGATCACCCGTTGTTCTCGCTGCCGCGATTGATCGAGCTCGCTCAGAAGTTGCCGGCGAAGAAGGTCGAGTACAACTCGGGCGAACTCCCGGTCTCGCAAGATCCGACGAAGACGCCGCTCAACGGCCTCTCGATTCCCGACACGATTCGCCGCATCGAAGAATGCCGCTCCTGGATGGTGCTGAAGAACGTCGAGCTCGATGAAGAATATTCGGACCTACTGGGCAGCTGCCTCGCGGAGATTCGCGGGCTTTCCGATCATGTATCGCCGGGCATGAAACATCAGGCCGGCTTCATCTTCATCTCGTCGCCGGGCTCCGTGACGCCTTACCATATCGATCCGGAAAACAACTTCCTGCTGCAAATCCGCGGGCGGAAGACCGTGCATATGTTTCCGCAGAACGACCGCGAGATTCTCACCGAAGAAAATCTCGAGGCGTTCTTCACCGGCGGCCATCGCAATCTGCCGTTCGAAGATTGGTACAACACGCGCAGCGAACGCTTCGAGTTGCTCGCCGGCGATGGGTTGCACTTCCCGGTGGCCGCGCCGCATTGGGTGCAGAACGGGCCCGAAGTGTCGATCTCGTTCAGCGTGACGTTTCAAACGAAAGACTCGACCGATCGCCGCTCGCTGCATCGCCTGAACAAGTCGCTGCGCAAGCTCGGGGTGAAGCCGAGCAACGTCGGTGCGTCGGCCCTGCGCGATCGGATGAAGCTCGCTTTCGTCGGAGGAGTGCGGGCTGCGAAGCGAATCGCCGGAATGAAAGACGCAAAGTAA
- a CDS encoding GNAT family N-acetyltransferase, producing MQLEIIRCDAGFASLREDWNRLAGEDPLNGWEWSYAWWHEFRRGGRLALGVVREAGTIVAIAPFYLVRRSVQGHVLQFLGSGKACTDYRRILLGPTDDANHIDAIVAALLDPAAWKAAGIGPIDLWELEGIDIGEPSLKSLVAGLKKQGFAISTDELESSWTTSLPGSWNEFVASTHRTIRRKIHKARRRSEDPEIAFHSAAQPDEIAAIWDDFVRLHQSRFQEKVVGGGCFTDPTFERFLRSAVDRIAPLGNVRLMWCTQRGVPISIQMYLLGRETAYMYQSGFDPAFAHLEPGHLLYSFTVDQLIASGFATLDFLRGDESYKADWNGRPVPLARLRCVSPRTVSRIRDTAFVAARNLSRAWRGYRAKAGTSQPIRNQRAPSSTTGDSAQPLATKELVEV from the coding sequence ATGCAACTCGAAATCATCCGCTGCGATGCCGGCTTCGCCTCTTTGCGCGAAGATTGGAATCGCCTTGCCGGCGAGGACCCGCTCAACGGCTGGGAGTGGAGCTACGCGTGGTGGCACGAGTTTCGACGCGGCGGCCGGCTGGCGCTCGGCGTCGTGCGCGAGGCAGGCACGATCGTAGCCATCGCTCCGTTCTACTTGGTCCGGCGAAGCGTACAGGGGCATGTGCTCCAATTTCTCGGCAGCGGCAAGGCCTGCACCGATTATCGCCGCATCCTGCTCGGCCCGACCGACGACGCGAACCACATCGATGCCATCGTGGCCGCGCTGCTCGATCCTGCGGCTTGGAAAGCGGCCGGCATCGGCCCGATCGATCTTTGGGAACTGGAAGGGATCGACATCGGCGAACCGTCGCTAAAGTCGCTCGTCGCCGGTCTGAAAAAACAGGGCTTCGCGATTTCGACCGATGAGCTCGAATCGAGTTGGACGACCTCGCTGCCCGGCAGCTGGAACGAGTTCGTCGCCTCGACACATCGAACCATTCGCCGCAAGATTCACAAAGCGCGACGCCGCTCCGAAGATCCCGAGATCGCTTTCCATTCGGCCGCGCAGCCGGACGAAATCGCCGCGATCTGGGACGACTTCGTCCGTCTGCATCAAAGCCGGTTTCAAGAGAAAGTCGTCGGCGGAGGGTGCTTTACCGATCCGACGTTCGAGCGCTTTCTGCGCAGCGCGGTCGATCGAATTGCGCCGTTGGGCAACGTCCGGCTCATGTGGTGTACGCAGCGAGGGGTGCCGATTTCGATTCAGATGTATCTGCTCGGTCGCGAGACCGCATACATGTATCAGTCGGGCTTCGATCCCGCATTTGCGCATCTGGAGCCGGGGCACTTGCTGTATAGCTTCACCGTAGATCAGCTCATCGCTTCCGGTTTCGCGACGCTCGATTTCCTGCGCGGCGACGAATCGTATAAAGCCGATTGGAACGGCCGACCAGTGCCGTTGGCGCGGCTGCGCTGCGTGTCGCCCCGCACCGTTTCGAGAATTCGCGACACCGCTTTCGTTGCGGCACGGAATCTCAGTCGCGCATGGCGCGGATATCGTGCGAAGGCCGGCACGTCGCAGCCGATCAGGAACCAACGCGCGCCGAGTTCTACGACCGGCGATAGTGCGCAACCGCTCGCCACGAAGGAGCTCGTCGAAGTATGA
- a CDS encoding GNAT family N-acetyltransferase, translated as MTLHAMADSLAVSLAQKARKLATDRAAPPRQDEPDLPLFEFTHRFETQPDMLGQLEPAWQRLVATAIEPNSFFEPWFLLPAWCSLAQDERVELLVIEAPKRVHPEGPKVICGLFPIIRRRSFYGLPIRCWELWRHPHCFLGTPLVRRDCVGEVLDYFFTAAATSPEGAAVVHLPMIAGDGPLQRALIESNYAARRPVFTKDLQTRALFRRAADAESFLKTSLSRKKRQSIQRTERRLAETGTLTTSWYRDHDDVDAWVDAFLRLEAGGWKGDSQTALDSDERHSRFFRDMLHGGAMADKLLLGRLDFDGRPIAMICNFMTGDGGYSFKIAYDEKFAEHSPGLLLELALIRELHERGIEWMDSCAVPDHPMINPLWPERTIRQSLVVSTGARYGDLAVSLMPLVRWVKSKLSRGKHRETAGGRAASKTNSQH; from the coding sequence ATGACGCTGCACGCCATGGCCGACTCACTTGCCGTATCGCTCGCCCAGAAAGCGCGTAAGCTCGCCACCGATCGGGCCGCCCCGCCACGCCAAGACGAGCCGGATCTGCCCCTGTTCGAGTTCACGCATCGGTTCGAGACCCAGCCCGACATGCTCGGCCAATTAGAGCCGGCATGGCAACGCTTGGTCGCGACGGCCATCGAGCCGAATTCGTTTTTCGAGCCGTGGTTTCTGCTGCCGGCTTGGTGCAGTTTGGCGCAAGACGAACGGGTCGAACTGCTAGTCATCGAAGCTCCGAAGCGCGTGCATCCGGAAGGTCCGAAAGTGATCTGCGGACTGTTTCCGATCATTCGTCGGCGGTCGTTCTATGGTCTGCCTATACGCTGTTGGGAACTTTGGCGACACCCACACTGCTTTCTCGGCACTCCGCTCGTGCGCCGCGATTGCGTCGGCGAGGTGCTCGACTACTTCTTCACGGCGGCCGCCACGTCGCCGGAAGGTGCCGCAGTCGTCCACCTGCCGATGATCGCCGGCGACGGGCCGCTCCAGCGCGCGTTGATCGAGTCGAATTACGCCGCGCGCCGGCCGGTGTTTACGAAAGACCTGCAAACGCGCGCTTTGTTTCGCCGCGCCGCCGATGCCGAATCGTTTTTGAAGACGAGCCTGTCGCGGAAGAAGCGCCAAAGCATTCAGCGCACGGAACGCCGCCTCGCCGAAACGGGCACGCTGACCACCTCCTGGTATCGCGACCACGACGATGTCGACGCTTGGGTCGATGCGTTTCTTCGGCTGGAAGCGGGCGGCTGGAAGGGTGATTCGCAAACGGCGCTCGACTCCGACGAACGACACTCACGCTTCTTTCGCGACATGCTTCACGGCGGCGCGATGGCCGACAAGCTGCTGCTCGGCCGGCTCGACTTCGACGGCCGACCGATCGCGATGATCTGCAACTTCATGACCGGCGACGGCGGTTACAGCTTCAAGATCGCGTACGACGAGAAGTTCGCCGAGCATTCTCCCGGCCTACTGCTCGAATTGGCTTTGATTCGCGAGTTGCACGAGCGCGGCATCGAATGGATGGATTCGTGCGCCGTACCCGACCATCCGATGATCAACCCGCTTTGGCCGGAGCGGACGATTCGGCAATCGCTCGTCGTTTCCACCGGGGCCCGCTATGGCGACCTCGCGGTTTCGCTGATGCCGCTGGTGCGCTGGGTGAAGTCGAAGCTGTCGCGCGGGAAGCATCGCGAAACTGCCGGCGGTCGGGCGGCCTCGAAAACGAATTCGCAGCACTAA
- a CDS encoding DUF1080 domain-containing protein, with protein MLTNFAQAQNTKEEGFRPLFDGKTLGGWVQRGGKAKYTIENGEIVGSSVAGTPNSFLCTDRDYGDFILEVEFKVDPALNSGIQIRSQIFDSEKSVEIGGKKITISAGRVHGYQVEIDPSDRAWSGGIYDEGRRGWLVDLKGNAEARKAFKQGEWNKYRVECQGSSIKTFINGVAAADLKDDVTPSGFISLQVHSTKNPKPLEVRWRNINIRELK; from the coding sequence ATGCTGACGAATTTTGCCCAAGCCCAAAATACGAAAGAAGAAGGCTTTCGGCCGTTGTTCGACGGCAAGACGCTCGGCGGTTGGGTGCAGCGCGGCGGCAAAGCGAAGTACACGATCGAAAACGGCGAGATCGTCGGCTCGAGTGTCGCCGGAACTCCCAATAGTTTTCTCTGCACCGATCGCGATTACGGCGACTTCATCTTAGAAGTCGAGTTTAAAGTCGATCCCGCCTTGAACTCCGGAATTCAGATTCGAAGCCAGATATTCGATAGCGAGAAATCGGTCGAGATCGGCGGGAAGAAAATCACGATCTCCGCCGGTCGGGTGCATGGTTACCAAGTCGAGATCGATCCTTCGGATCGCGCCTGGAGCGGCGGCATCTACGACGAAGGGCGGCGCGGTTGGCTCGTCGACTTGAAGGGGAACGCGGAAGCCCGCAAAGCCTTCAAGCAAGGGGAGTGGAATAAGTATCGCGTCGAATGCCAAGGGAGCTCGATCAAGACGTTTATCAACGGAGTCGCCGCGGCCGACTTGAAAGACGACGTCACGCCGAGCGGTTTCATTTCCTTGCAGGTTCACTCGACGAAGAACCCGAAGCCGCTAGAAGTGCGCTGGCGAAACATCAACATCCGCGAGTTGAAGTAG